Below is a genomic region from Spongiibacter nanhainus.
GTGCGGGCCTTACTGCTGATCAAACAGGCTGCGGCGCGGGCCAATGCTCAGCTCAATTGCCTGGATGCACCCCTTGCCAAGGCCATCGACGGTGCCTGCCAGGCCCTGTTGGACGATGACGCACTGATGAGTCATTTCCCGGTGGATGTGTTTCAGACCGGCTCCGGCACCAGTTCCAATATGAATGCCAATGAGGTCATTGCCACGCTGGCAACCCGGGATCTCGGCGATACCGTCGGCGCCAACGACCACGTTAATTTTGGTCAAAGCAGTAACGACGTTATCCCCACTGCGATCCATGTCAGCGCCGCGCTGGAATTGGAAAACCGATTGTTGCCGGCCCTCTATCACTTAAGTGATGTGATTGAAGGTAAGGCGCTGACCCTGGACAAGTTCTGCAAAACCGGGCGTACCCATTTAATGGATGCTATGCCGGTCACTTTGGAGCAAGTCTTGCTCGGCTGGTGTGATCAGTTGCGGCAGGATATTCAGCGCCTCAAGGAGTGTCAGCAGCGGCTGTGCAAACTGCCTCAGGGCGGTACTGCGGTGGGGACCGGGATCAACACCCACGAGGACTTTGCGGTGACCTTTGCGCTAAAACTGGAGGAGCTCACCGGCGTGAGTTTTGCCCGGGCCGATAATTTCTTCTCTCTAATAGGCGGCCAGGACAATGCGGTGGCACTGTCCGGTCAGTTAAAAACCACAGCCGTCTCGCTAATTAAAATCGCCAACGATCTGCGCTGGATGAACTCCGGGCCACTGGCGGGCCTGGGAGAAATTACCCTGGAGGCACTGCAGCCCGGCTCGTCGATTATGCCCGGCAAGGTCAACCCAGTGATCCCCGAGTCGGTGGCGATGGTGGGAGCGCAGGTCATCGGTAACGATGTCGCCATTACCGTCGCGGGCCAGTCTGGCAACTTTGAACTCAATGTGATGTTGCCAGTGATTG
It encodes:
- a CDS encoding class II fumarate hydratase, whose protein sequence is MSKTRVERDSLGELEVPASALYGAQTQRAVQNFPVSGRSMPESFVRALLLIKQAAARANAQLNCLDAPLAKAIDGACQALLDDDALMSHFPVDVFQTGSGTSSNMNANEVIATLATRDLGDTVGANDHVNFGQSSNDVIPTAIHVSAALELENRLLPALYHLSDVIEGKALTLDKFCKTGRTHLMDAMPVTLEQVLLGWCDQLRQDIQRLKECQQRLCKLPQGGTAVGTGINTHEDFAVTFALKLEELTGVSFARADNFFSLIGGQDNAVALSGQLKTTAVSLIKIANDLRWMNSGPLAGLGEITLEALQPGSSIMPGKVNPVIPESVAMVGAQVIGNDVAITVAGQSGNFELNVMLPVIAANLLDSLNLLNNSATLLADKAIASFEVNEDKLQESLASNPILVTALNPVIGYAKAAEIAKMAYKERRPIIDVAEEHTDLPRSELESLLDPVKLTQGGV